From the genome of Candidatus Baltobacteraceae bacterium, one region includes:
- a CDS encoding EamA family transporter — protein sequence MPGIPDRRTRALVALAALAFIWGYNWVIMRVAVHDAPPFQFAAWRTFGGAIALVITALVLRKSLRPQFPAASFWIGFFQTTCFVGLISWAVVTAGAGQVAMLAYTMPLWVSLLAWPLLDERIGMWQGVAIGTACVGVACMVGPLRSIGPAEVAAVLAGLAWAIGIILTKRLQRGAGVDLFGLTMWQMLFGGFVLVIVALVVPAHPTTWNPAYILAIGYNIVFATALAYSLWIFALDVLPARDAGMGTLANPIVAVLAAWIQLGEIPGRLAALGMLLIVAGLAMLTLADRRASR from the coding sequence GTGCCGGGAATTCCTGACCGGCGCACGCGTGCGCTCGTTGCGCTCGCTGCGCTGGCGTTCATTTGGGGCTATAACTGGGTCATCATGCGCGTCGCGGTACACGACGCGCCGCCGTTTCAATTTGCGGCGTGGCGAACCTTCGGCGGCGCGATCGCATTGGTGATCACCGCGCTGGTTTTGCGCAAGTCTCTGCGGCCGCAGTTTCCGGCCGCGTCGTTTTGGATCGGGTTTTTCCAAACCACCTGTTTTGTCGGGCTGATTTCGTGGGCCGTCGTGACCGCAGGGGCGGGGCAAGTTGCGATGCTCGCCTACACGATGCCGCTCTGGGTGAGCTTGCTCGCGTGGCCGCTGCTCGACGAGCGCATCGGCATGTGGCAGGGTGTCGCGATCGGCACCGCATGTGTGGGTGTTGCCTGCATGGTCGGACCGTTGCGTTCGATCGGACCCGCCGAAGTGGCAGCGGTTCTGGCCGGCCTCGCGTGGGCGATCGGCATCATCCTGACCAAACGGCTGCAACGCGGCGCGGGCGTCGATCTCTTCGGATTGACGATGTGGCAGATGCTGTTCGGCGGCTTCGTCCTGGTGATCGTCGCGCTCGTCGTTCCGGCACATCCGACGACGTGGAATCCGGCGTACATTTTGGCGATCGGCTATAACATCGTCTTTGCCACCGCGCTGGCATATTCGCTTTGGATCTTCGCTCTCGACGTCTTGCCGGCGCGCGATGCCGGCATGGGAACGCTCGCCAATCCGATCGTGGCCGTGCTGGCAGCGTGGATCCAGCTCGGTGAAATTCCGGGACGCCTCGCGGCGCTTGGGATGCTCCTCATCGTCGCCGGGCTTGCTATGCTCACCTTGGCCGACCGCCGTGCCTCCCGGTAG
- a CDS encoding ATP-binding protein, with amino-acid sequence MTPNFRAAFSGERRNVPLARNAVAGFARLCGFSLEEVSDIRLAAGEALSNAVEHGHTHRSSGFSVRCSFEDDRLTIEIRDNGDGFSPPTLLSETGELDGGFGILLMRRLMDRVQFERNGTLVRLTRSKAV; translated from the coding sequence ATGACACCCAATTTCCGGGCCGCGTTCAGTGGCGAACGCCGAAACGTACCGCTGGCCCGCAACGCCGTTGCCGGATTTGCCCGTCTTTGCGGATTTTCACTCGAAGAGGTTTCCGATATCCGTTTGGCCGCGGGCGAAGCGCTGAGCAACGCGGTCGAGCACGGTCACACGCATCGCTCGAGCGGCTTCTCCGTGCGATGCTCGTTCGAGGACGACCGCCTCACGATCGAGATTCGGGATAACGGCGACGGCTTTTCGCCGCCGACGCTCCTTTCCGAAACCGGCGAACTCGACGGCGGCTTCGGGATTCTGCTCATGCGCCGCCTGATGGACCGCGTACAGTTCGAACGCAACGGCACGCTGGTCCGCCTCACCCGCAGCAAAGCCGTTTGA
- a CDS encoding S41 family peptidase, whose translation MNLTSRVRAAFCASVLLLAGTLPVFASEALPSATAQDVNESYHLLATSYYRPIDPQTLLDKARAALIDVAHKHGSKIAVVPLRASDDPQANTQALDSAIADAAADAHGSTTEYAYAAIDAMARAVDDRYTEFMTPSEYKAFKDALDPEKISGIGVLIQPDATSGLIDVSYVVPGTPADRAGLQPGDEIATIDGASTKGITTDNASKLLRGKAGTTVNLGIVRGNAAPFATAITRSELEPPTVVSKMLPGSIGYVYVLAFGQSTPDEFDTAISRLKNAGARALVLDLRNDGGGYVESALQISERFIADKPLLTVEERGSPDTTVTADSDGVAIDVPVTVLVNEYTASASEITAGALQDDGIASLIGTRTFGKGVMQTLTPLADGAAIKITTAHYLTPNHQDINLKGIQPDLTVAEPRDARFGDPVKDPQLRAALDFLQKKIAQVKTTGH comes from the coding sequence ATGAACCTGACCTCTCGCGTCCGCGCCGCTTTTTGCGCGTCTGTCCTCCTGTTGGCCGGCACGTTGCCGGTCTTTGCGTCGGAAGCGCTTCCGTCGGCGACGGCGCAGGACGTGAACGAAAGCTATCACCTGCTCGCGACCTCGTACTATCGCCCGATCGATCCGCAAACGCTGCTCGATAAAGCGCGCGCCGCATTGATCGACGTCGCGCACAAGCACGGGTCGAAGATTGCGGTCGTGCCGCTTCGCGCGAGCGACGATCCCCAGGCGAACACGCAGGCCCTCGACAGCGCGATTGCCGATGCCGCCGCGGACGCGCACGGATCGACGACCGAGTATGCCTACGCTGCGATCGACGCGATGGCTAGGGCCGTCGACGACCGCTACACGGAGTTCATGACGCCCAGTGAGTACAAGGCGTTCAAAGACGCGCTGGATCCGGAGAAGATTTCCGGCATCGGCGTTCTGATTCAGCCGGACGCGACCAGCGGATTGATCGACGTGTCGTACGTCGTCCCCGGCACGCCGGCCGACCGCGCCGGATTGCAACCCGGTGACGAGATCGCGACGATCGACGGTGCATCGACCAAAGGCATCACGACGGACAACGCCAGCAAGCTGCTGCGCGGCAAAGCCGGCACGACGGTGAATCTTGGCATCGTTCGCGGCAATGCGGCGCCCTTTGCCACCGCGATCACGCGCAGCGAGCTGGAACCGCCGACCGTCGTCTCCAAAATGCTTCCGGGCTCGATCGGCTACGTTTACGTGCTCGCCTTTGGACAAAGCACGCCCGACGAATTCGACACGGCGATCAGCCGCCTGAAGAACGCCGGCGCAAGGGCCCTCGTACTCGACCTGCGCAACGACGGCGGCGGTTACGTCGAATCGGCGCTGCAGATCAGCGAGCGGTTCATTGCCGACAAACCGCTGCTCACCGTCGAAGAACGCGGCAGCCCGGACACGACCGTCACCGCTGATAGCGACGGCGTGGCAATCGACGTTCCGGTGACCGTGTTGGTCAACGAGTACACCGCGTCGGCGTCGGAGATCACCGCCGGTGCGCTGCAGGACGACGGCATCGCCTCGCTGATCGGGACGCGCACGTTCGGTAAGGGCGTGATGCAGACGCTCACCCCGCTTGCCGACGGCGCCGCGATCAAGATCACGACCGCGCATTATTTGACGCCGAATCATCAGGACATCAACCTAAAGGGGATCCAACCCGACCTTACCGTAGCGGAGCCGCGTGACGCACGCTTCGGTGATCCGGTGAAGGATCCGCAATTGCGCGCCGCGCTTGACTTTTTGCAGAAGAAGATCGCCCAAGTAAAAACGACCGGCCACTGA
- a CDS encoding enoyl-CoA hydratase — MIQLNEVNLEREGATAIVTMRRPERRNALSLAMMRELQRVLDEIGQDREVRAVILAGEGPAFSAGHDLRELQGRDRAAYVEIFDQCIALMATLAAIPQPVIAEVGAMATAAGCQLVAACDLAVASEAARFATPGVRIGLFCSTPMVALSRAVGRKRALQMLLTGEPIDAPTALAWGLVNEVVPADGLRAATLALAAKIAAASRTVVRLGKEAFYRQIELDVNEAYAFAKQVMVDNAQLDDAQEGITAFIHKRSPRWQS; from the coding sequence ATGATTCAGTTAAACGAGGTCAACCTCGAGCGCGAGGGAGCGACGGCGATCGTCACCATGCGCCGTCCGGAACGGCGCAACGCGCTCTCGCTCGCCATGATGCGTGAACTGCAGCGCGTGTTGGACGAGATCGGCCAGGACCGCGAGGTGCGTGCCGTGATTCTGGCCGGCGAAGGACCGGCGTTCTCCGCCGGGCACGACCTGCGCGAGCTCCAGGGCCGCGACCGGGCGGCGTACGTCGAAATCTTCGACCAGTGCATCGCGCTGATGGCGACGCTCGCGGCCATCCCGCAACCGGTGATCGCCGAGGTCGGGGCGATGGCGACCGCGGCTGGCTGCCAACTGGTGGCGGCTTGCGACCTGGCGGTGGCCTCGGAGGCGGCCCGCTTCGCCACCCCCGGCGTACGGATCGGGCTGTTCTGCAGCACCCCGATGGTAGCCCTGAGCCGGGCCGTCGGCAGAAAGCGCGCGCTGCAGATGCTGCTCACCGGAGAGCCGATCGATGCGCCGACCGCGCTGGCTTGGGGCCTTGTCAACGAGGTTGTTCCTGCGGACGGTTTGCGCGCGGCCACGCTTGCGCTGGCAGCAAAAATTGCAGCTGCCAGCCGGACTGTTGTCAGACTAGGTAAAGAAGCGTTTTACCGACAGATCGAACTCGACGTCAACGAGGCCTATGCGTTTGCCAAGCAGGTCATGGTCGATAATGCCCAGCTGGACGATGCTCAAGAGGGTATTACTGCTTTCATCCACAAGCGGTCGCCGCGCTGGCAAAGCTAG
- a CDS encoding L-threonylcarbamoyladenylate synthase, with protein sequence MPVVPATPQQLDRAAALLRKGAVVAFPTETVYGLGAAALDARAVARIFEIKARPAFDPLIVHVADEAMLEAIVESVPARAHALIERFWPGPLTIVMRKRAAVPDLVTAGLPTVAIRMPAHPVARDLIARARMPLAAPSANPFGYLSPTRAEHVERLLGERVDLVIDGGSTQHGIESTIVVLEPEPALLRPGVIAAEAIEEIVGPLAREHADASGLLAPGRLPQHYAPATPIRLIEDPTRVPPAERVNAALLAFREPAGGYRETRVLSASGDLREAAAHLFGYLHELDRSGVARIDAQRVPMEGIGIAIMDRLERAGNS encoded by the coding sequence GTGCCGGTCGTTCCAGCAACTCCCCAACAACTCGACCGCGCTGCTGCGCTCTTGCGCAAAGGCGCGGTCGTTGCTTTTCCTACCGAGACCGTGTACGGCCTAGGCGCCGCTGCGCTCGATGCTCGTGCGGTCGCGCGTATTTTCGAGATCAAAGCCCGCCCGGCGTTCGATCCGTTGATCGTGCATGTCGCGGACGAAGCGATGCTCGAAGCGATCGTCGAAAGCGTTCCCGCGCGCGCGCACGCGCTCATCGAGCGTTTCTGGCCGGGACCGCTCACGATCGTGATGCGCAAACGCGCCGCGGTTCCGGATTTGGTCACGGCGGGTCTACCGACGGTTGCAATTCGCATGCCGGCGCATCCGGTTGCGCGCGATCTGATCGCGCGCGCGCGCATGCCGCTCGCTGCTCCGAGCGCCAATCCGTTCGGCTACTTGAGCCCCACGCGCGCCGAACACGTCGAACGCTTACTCGGCGAGCGCGTCGATCTCGTCATCGACGGCGGCTCGACGCAACACGGCATCGAGTCGACGATCGTCGTGCTCGAACCCGAGCCGGCGCTCTTGCGTCCCGGCGTGATCGCGGCCGAAGCGATCGAGGAGATCGTCGGACCGCTCGCGCGCGAGCACGCCGACGCGTCCGGTCTGCTCGCGCCCGGACGGCTCCCGCAGCATTACGCGCCGGCCACGCCGATCCGGCTGATCGAAGATCCCACGCGAGTACCGCCGGCGGAACGCGTAAACGCTGCGCTCCTCGCGTTTCGGGAACCGGCCGGGGGATATCGCGAGACGCGCGTTTTGAGTGCGAGCGGCGACTTGCGCGAGGCGGCGGCGCATCTGTTCGGCTACTTGCACGAACTCGACCGCTCCGGCGTCGCCCGCATCGACGCTCAGCGCGTGCCGATGGAGGGAATAGGCATCGCCATCATGGATCGCCTGGAGCGTGCCGGGAATTCCTGA